A single region of the Salvia miltiorrhiza cultivar Shanhuang (shh) chromosome 8, IMPLAD_Smil_shh, whole genome shotgun sequence genome encodes:
- the LOC131001305 gene encoding purple acid phosphatase 15-like isoform X3 codes for MALQFGKMVVAVFILLFLSLIQIHCEIPTTLDGPFDPVTVSLDENFRGNAIDLPDSDPRVQRDVTGFEPEQISVSLSSTHDSVWISWITGEFQIGDNIKPLNPKSVASVVYYGKLRFPMRHIATGESLVYDQLYPFKGLKNYTSGIIHHVRLTGLDPYSQYYYKCGDPSIPAMSHIHHFRTMPVSSPQSYPGRIAVVGDLGLTYNSTSTIEHVTSNKPDLILMVGDLCYANLYLTNGTGADCYSCSFPNTPIHETYQPRWDYWGRFMQPLISKIPIMMVQGNHEIEEQVHNQTFTSFTSRFAFPHKESGSSSPFYYSFNAGGIHFVILGGYAAYGRSDDQYKWLQKDLANVKRDVTPWLVATWHPPWYTTYTAHYREVECMRVAMEDLLYQYGVDIVFNGHVHAYERSNRVYNYTLDPCGPIHLSVGDGGNREKMATTHADEHGNCPEPSTTPDDFMGGFCAHNFTSGPAAGKFCWDRQPEYSAYREASFGHGILEVKNETHALWSWHRNQDMYNEAGDQIYIVRQPEKCLPQPKMQKYEDCRNPSQKRVLNEECR; via the exons ATGGCCCTGCAATTTGGGAAAATGGTGGTTGCGGTTTTCATTCTTCTTTTCTTGAGTTTAATTCAAATTCATTGTGAAATTCCCACAACCCTTGATGGGCCGTTTGATCCTGTCACTGTTTCATTGGATGAGAATTTCCGCGGAAATGCTATTGATTTGCCCGATTCTGATCCCAGAGTGCAAAGGGATGTTACAGGTTTTGAACCTGAACAAATTTCAGTTTCCCTCTCTTCCACTCACGATTCTGTCTGGATTTCTTGGATTACAG GGGAATTTCAGATTGGTGACAACATAAAACCATTGAACCCGAAAAGTGTTGCTAGTGTGGTTTACTATGGAAAGCTGAGATTTCCTATGCGTCACATAGCTACAGGAGAATCTCTCGTCTATGATCAGCTTTATCCTTTCAAAGGACTCAAGAACTACACTTCTGGAATCATTCATCATGTCCGTCTCACAG GCTTGGATCCTTATTCTCAATACTACTATAAATGTGGTGATCCTTCAATACCGGCAATGAGTCATATCCATCATTTTAGGACAATGCCAGTATCTAGTCCACAAAGCTATCCTGGTAGAATAGCTGTTGTTGGAGACCTCGGTCTCACATACAACTCCACTTCGACAATCGAACATGTAACGAGCAACAAGCCTGATCTGATCCTGATGGTTGGAGATTTGTGCTATGCTAACTTGTATCTCACCAATGGGACTGGTGCCGATTGTTATTCGTGCTCGTTTCCTAACACTCCTATACATGAGACGTATCAGCCTCGCTGGGATTATTGGGGAAG ATTTATGCAGCCACTGATATCGAAAATTCCAATAATGATGGTGCAAGGGAACCATGAAATAGAAGAACAAGTTCACAACCAGACTTTTACTTCCTTCACTTCTCGATTTGCATTCCCACATAAAGAAAGTGGTTCTTCTTCCCCATTCTATTATTCGTTCAATGCAGGAGGCATACATTTTGTCATCCTAGGTGGATATGCCGCCTACGGTAGGTCAG ATGATCAATACAAATGGTTGCAAAAGGATCTAGCTAATGTCAAGCGAGATGTTACACCGTGGTTAGTCGCTACGTGGCATCCTCCCTGGTACACCACTTACACGGCACACTACAGAGAAGTTGAGTGCATGAGGGTGGCCATGGAAGATTTACTGTATCAGTATGGTGTCGACATAGTCTTCAACGGGCAT GTACATGCGTATGAGAGGTCAAACAGAGTGTATAACTACACCCTTGATCCCTGTGGTCCCATCCACCTCTCAGTAGGTGACGGGGGAAATAGAGAGAAGATGGCAACGACACATGCTGACGAGCATGGCAACTGCCCGGAGCCCTCCACCACGCCCGATGATTTCATGGGGGGATTCTGTGCGCACAATTTTACATCTGGACCAGCTGCTGGTAAGTTCTGTTGGGACCGACAACCTGAGTATAGCGCATACAGGGAAGCCAGCTTTGGCCATGGAATTCTCGAG GTGAAGAACGAGACGCACGCTCTGTGGTCGTGGCATCGCAATCAAGACATGTACAACGAAGCTGGTGATCAGATTTACATTGTAAGGCAACCTGAGAAATGTCTGCCTCAACCCAAG ATGCAAAAGTATGAAGACTGCAGAAACCCCTCCCAAAAAAGGGTGCTAAATGAAGAAtgcagatga
- the LOC131001305 gene encoding purple acid phosphatase 15-like isoform X2 produces the protein MALQFGKMVVAVFILLFLSLIQIHCEIPTTLDGPFDPVTVSLDENFRGNAIDLPDSDPRVQRDVTGFEPEQISVSLSSTHDSVWISWITGEFQIGDNIKPLNPKSVASVVYYGKLRFPMRHIATGESLVYDQLYPFKGLKNYTSGIIHHVRLTGLDPYSQYYYKCGDPSIPAMSHIHHFRTMPVSSPQSYPGRIAVVGDLGLTYNSTSTIEHVTSNKPDLILMVGDLCYANLYLTNGTGADCYSCSFPNTPIHETYQPRWDYWGRFMQPLISKIPIMMVQGNHEIEEQVHNQTFTSFTSRFAFPHKESGSSSPFYYSFNAGGIHFVILGGYAAYDDQYKWLQKDLANVKRDVTPWLVATWHPPWYTTYTAHYREVECMRVAMEDLLYQYGVDIVFNGHVHAYERSNRVYNYTLDPCGPIHLSVGDGGNREKMATTHADEHGNCPEPSTTPDDFMGGFCAHNFTSGPAAGKFCWDRQPEYSAYREASFGHGILEVKNETHALWSWHRNQDMYNEAGDQIYIVRQPEKCLPQPKIIKKLSKQIIGDKTVCCNKILDPLGRGESGITGPVPAGVSPAPLPYRGVVPDGGVIVFGVVMPVGVVGVAPDDTIPPAELQNRDTRVFLMPKCAFHGTKTVTNPNSSLQVVKLKESEHSE, from the exons ATGGCCCTGCAATTTGGGAAAATGGTGGTTGCGGTTTTCATTCTTCTTTTCTTGAGTTTAATTCAAATTCATTGTGAAATTCCCACAACCCTTGATGGGCCGTTTGATCCTGTCACTGTTTCATTGGATGAGAATTTCCGCGGAAATGCTATTGATTTGCCCGATTCTGATCCCAGAGTGCAAAGGGATGTTACAGGTTTTGAACCTGAACAAATTTCAGTTTCCCTCTCTTCCACTCACGATTCTGTCTGGATTTCTTGGATTACAG GGGAATTTCAGATTGGTGACAACATAAAACCATTGAACCCGAAAAGTGTTGCTAGTGTGGTTTACTATGGAAAGCTGAGATTTCCTATGCGTCACATAGCTACAGGAGAATCTCTCGTCTATGATCAGCTTTATCCTTTCAAAGGACTCAAGAACTACACTTCTGGAATCATTCATCATGTCCGTCTCACAG GCTTGGATCCTTATTCTCAATACTACTATAAATGTGGTGATCCTTCAATACCGGCAATGAGTCATATCCATCATTTTAGGACAATGCCAGTATCTAGTCCACAAAGCTATCCTGGTAGAATAGCTGTTGTTGGAGACCTCGGTCTCACATACAACTCCACTTCGACAATCGAACATGTAACGAGCAACAAGCCTGATCTGATCCTGATGGTTGGAGATTTGTGCTATGCTAACTTGTATCTCACCAATGGGACTGGTGCCGATTGTTATTCGTGCTCGTTTCCTAACACTCCTATACATGAGACGTATCAGCCTCGCTGGGATTATTGGGGAAG ATTTATGCAGCCACTGATATCGAAAATTCCAATAATGATGGTGCAAGGGAACCATGAAATAGAAGAACAAGTTCACAACCAGACTTTTACTTCCTTCACTTCTCGATTTGCATTCCCACATAAAGAAAGTGGTTCTTCTTCCCCATTCTATTATTCGTTCAATGCAGGAGGCATACATTTTGTCATCCTAGGTGGATATGCCGCCTACG ATGATCAATACAAATGGTTGCAAAAGGATCTAGCTAATGTCAAGCGAGATGTTACACCGTGGTTAGTCGCTACGTGGCATCCTCCCTGGTACACCACTTACACGGCACACTACAGAGAAGTTGAGTGCATGAGGGTGGCCATGGAAGATTTACTGTATCAGTATGGTGTCGACATAGTCTTCAACGGGCAT GTACATGCGTATGAGAGGTCAAACAGAGTGTATAACTACACCCTTGATCCCTGTGGTCCCATCCACCTCTCAGTAGGTGACGGGGGAAATAGAGAGAAGATGGCAACGACACATGCTGACGAGCATGGCAACTGCCCGGAGCCCTCCACCACGCCCGATGATTTCATGGGGGGATTCTGTGCGCACAATTTTACATCTGGACCAGCTGCTGGTAAGTTCTGTTGGGACCGACAACCTGAGTATAGCGCATACAGGGAAGCCAGCTTTGGCCATGGAATTCTCGAG GTGAAGAACGAGACGCACGCTCTGTGGTCGTGGCATCGCAATCAAGACATGTACAACGAAGCTGGTGATCAGATTTACATTGTAAGGCAACCTGAGAAATGTCTGCCTCAACCCAAG ATAATCAAGAAACTGAGCAAGCAAATTATAGGAGACAAGACTGTTTGCTGCAACAAGATTTTGGACCCGTTAGGCAGGGGGGAGTCGGGGATAACTGGCCCCGTCCCAGCTGGTGTTAGTCCAGCACCACTTCCGTATAGAGGTGTGGTTCCTGATGGTGGTGTGATTGTATTTGGTGTGGTTATGCCAGTGGGTGTTGTGGGTGTTGCTCCTGATGACACCATTCCTCCTGCAGAACTGCAAAATCGAGACACACGAGTGTTTTTAATGCCTAAATGCGCCTTTCACGGAACCAAGACAGTTACTAATCCAAACTCTTCTTTGCAAGTAGTTAAACTTAAAGAATCTGAGCACTCGGAGTAA
- the LOC131001305 gene encoding purple acid phosphatase 15-like isoform X1 produces the protein MALQFGKMVVAVFILLFLSLIQIHCEIPTTLDGPFDPVTVSLDENFRGNAIDLPDSDPRVQRDVTGFEPEQISVSLSSTHDSVWISWITGEFQIGDNIKPLNPKSVASVVYYGKLRFPMRHIATGESLVYDQLYPFKGLKNYTSGIIHHVRLTGLDPYSQYYYKCGDPSIPAMSHIHHFRTMPVSSPQSYPGRIAVVGDLGLTYNSTSTIEHVTSNKPDLILMVGDLCYANLYLTNGTGADCYSCSFPNTPIHETYQPRWDYWGRFMQPLISKIPIMMVQGNHEIEEQVHNQTFTSFTSRFAFPHKESGSSSPFYYSFNAGGIHFVILGGYAAYGRSDDQYKWLQKDLANVKRDVTPWLVATWHPPWYTTYTAHYREVECMRVAMEDLLYQYGVDIVFNGHVHAYERSNRVYNYTLDPCGPIHLSVGDGGNREKMATTHADEHGNCPEPSTTPDDFMGGFCAHNFTSGPAAGKFCWDRQPEYSAYREASFGHGILEVKNETHALWSWHRNQDMYNEAGDQIYIVRQPEKCLPQPKIIKKLSKQIIGDKTVCCNKILDPLGRGESGITGPVPAGVSPAPLPYRGVVPDGGVIVFGVVMPVGVVGVAPDDTIPPAELQNRDTRVFLMPKCAFHGTKTVTNPNSSLQVVKLKESEHSE, from the exons ATGGCCCTGCAATTTGGGAAAATGGTGGTTGCGGTTTTCATTCTTCTTTTCTTGAGTTTAATTCAAATTCATTGTGAAATTCCCACAACCCTTGATGGGCCGTTTGATCCTGTCACTGTTTCATTGGATGAGAATTTCCGCGGAAATGCTATTGATTTGCCCGATTCTGATCCCAGAGTGCAAAGGGATGTTACAGGTTTTGAACCTGAACAAATTTCAGTTTCCCTCTCTTCCACTCACGATTCTGTCTGGATTTCTTGGATTACAG GGGAATTTCAGATTGGTGACAACATAAAACCATTGAACCCGAAAAGTGTTGCTAGTGTGGTTTACTATGGAAAGCTGAGATTTCCTATGCGTCACATAGCTACAGGAGAATCTCTCGTCTATGATCAGCTTTATCCTTTCAAAGGACTCAAGAACTACACTTCTGGAATCATTCATCATGTCCGTCTCACAG GCTTGGATCCTTATTCTCAATACTACTATAAATGTGGTGATCCTTCAATACCGGCAATGAGTCATATCCATCATTTTAGGACAATGCCAGTATCTAGTCCACAAAGCTATCCTGGTAGAATAGCTGTTGTTGGAGACCTCGGTCTCACATACAACTCCACTTCGACAATCGAACATGTAACGAGCAACAAGCCTGATCTGATCCTGATGGTTGGAGATTTGTGCTATGCTAACTTGTATCTCACCAATGGGACTGGTGCCGATTGTTATTCGTGCTCGTTTCCTAACACTCCTATACATGAGACGTATCAGCCTCGCTGGGATTATTGGGGAAG ATTTATGCAGCCACTGATATCGAAAATTCCAATAATGATGGTGCAAGGGAACCATGAAATAGAAGAACAAGTTCACAACCAGACTTTTACTTCCTTCACTTCTCGATTTGCATTCCCACATAAAGAAAGTGGTTCTTCTTCCCCATTCTATTATTCGTTCAATGCAGGAGGCATACATTTTGTCATCCTAGGTGGATATGCCGCCTACGGTAGGTCAG ATGATCAATACAAATGGTTGCAAAAGGATCTAGCTAATGTCAAGCGAGATGTTACACCGTGGTTAGTCGCTACGTGGCATCCTCCCTGGTACACCACTTACACGGCACACTACAGAGAAGTTGAGTGCATGAGGGTGGCCATGGAAGATTTACTGTATCAGTATGGTGTCGACATAGTCTTCAACGGGCAT GTACATGCGTATGAGAGGTCAAACAGAGTGTATAACTACACCCTTGATCCCTGTGGTCCCATCCACCTCTCAGTAGGTGACGGGGGAAATAGAGAGAAGATGGCAACGACACATGCTGACGAGCATGGCAACTGCCCGGAGCCCTCCACCACGCCCGATGATTTCATGGGGGGATTCTGTGCGCACAATTTTACATCTGGACCAGCTGCTGGTAAGTTCTGTTGGGACCGACAACCTGAGTATAGCGCATACAGGGAAGCCAGCTTTGGCCATGGAATTCTCGAG GTGAAGAACGAGACGCACGCTCTGTGGTCGTGGCATCGCAATCAAGACATGTACAACGAAGCTGGTGATCAGATTTACATTGTAAGGCAACCTGAGAAATGTCTGCCTCAACCCAAG ATAATCAAGAAACTGAGCAAGCAAATTATAGGAGACAAGACTGTTTGCTGCAACAAGATTTTGGACCCGTTAGGCAGGGGGGAGTCGGGGATAACTGGCCCCGTCCCAGCTGGTGTTAGTCCAGCACCACTTCCGTATAGAGGTGTGGTTCCTGATGGTGGTGTGATTGTATTTGGTGTGGTTATGCCAGTGGGTGTTGTGGGTGTTGCTCCTGATGACACCATTCCTCCTGCAGAACTGCAAAATCGAGACACACGAGTGTTTTTAATGCCTAAATGCGCCTTTCACGGAACCAAGACAGTTACTAATCCAAACTCTTCTTTGCAAGTAGTTAAACTTAAAGAATCTGAGCACTCGGAGTAA